Proteins from one Gossypium raimondii isolate GPD5lz chromosome 8, ASM2569854v1, whole genome shotgun sequence genomic window:
- the LOC105792420 gene encoding uncharacterized protein LOC105792420 translates to MDTQRGPLLSLAYFCQGKTMEELRQHLLYTTVELEQTRMAVEEELRRRDDQLIQLKSLLSKAMKERDEALEKCQKLFLEKLLLHQQQQQVAAAAAPLSGVSSIEDEPRRGIDSNNGFSSSDCEESIVSSPILDPMPPPPPPATMEGVPEKPLPEKGKLLQAVMKAGPLLQTLLLAGPLPQWRHPPPPLESFEIPPVTIPSAAPPPPQLLHQDSLININTLNNCGKVNRKRGLNEYDGCGSPTETKYQRLLLP, encoded by the exons ATGGATACTCAGAGAGGTCCTCTTTTAAGCTTGGCATACTTCTGTCAAGGAAAG ACAATGGAAGAGTTAAGGCAGCATCTTTTGTATACTACTGTGGAGCTGGAGCAGACAAGAATGGCAGTTGAGGAGGAGCTGAGAAGGAGAGATGACCAATTGATTCAACTCAAATCCTTGCTGAGCAAGGCAATGAAGGAGAGGGATGAAGCACTGGAGAAATGCCAGAAGCTTTTCCTAGAGAAGCTTCTTCTTCACCAACAGCAACAGCAagttgctgctgctgctgctccCCTCTCCGGAGTTTCCAGCATTGAAGATGAACCAAGGAGAGGAATCGATTCCAACAATGGCTTCTCATCTTCTGATTGTGAGGAAAGCATCGTTTCATCCCCTATCCTTGACCCAAtgccaccaccaccaccaccagcaACCATGGAGGGAGTGCCTGAAAAGCCATTACCTGAGAAAGGGAAGCTTCTGCAAGCAGTAATGAAAGCTGGTCCACTCTTGCAAACCCTTCTCTTAGCAGGACCGCTGCCTCAATGGAGACACCCACCACCACCGTTGGAGTCATTTGAGATCCCACCTGTAACCATCCCTTCAGCAGCACCACCACCACCGCAACTCCTCCACCAGGACTCCTTGATCAACATTAACACCTTAAACAACTGTGGGAAAGTTAACAGGAAAAGGGGTCTGAATGAATATGATGGCTGTGGTTCTCCTACAGAGACCAAGTACCAAAGATTACTTCTCCCCTGA
- the LOC105792418 gene encoding protein NUCLEAR FUSION DEFECTIVE 4: protein MGRGIKGSELLPFTLQFLRGRWFALFASFLIMAGAGATYLFGTYSKEIKATLDYDQTTLNLLGFSKDLGANVGVFSGLIAEVTPTWFVLLVGAALNFGGYFMIWLAVTGRIAKPKVWQMCIYICMGANSQNFANTGALVTSVKNFPESRGSMLGLLKGYTGLSGAVMTQIYLAVYGNDSKSLILLIGWLPAAISVIFVYTIRTMKPVRHPNEIRVFYQFLSASILLAVFLMLITLTEKLVTFSKAAYAGAATVVCFLVFSPLFISVREELLIWNMQKHPIGSPMEITVDKSTPEIVESKQVVSMPGSPKQGDEKVEKSCFLTICDRPERGEDYTILQALTSLDMWVLFLATFCGLGASLTAVDNLGQIGESLGYPNKTVTSFVSLVSIWNFFGRVFSGFVSETLIVKYKVPRPLMMTLVLLLACIGYVLVAFPMPGSLYVASIIIGFSFGAQLPLIFAIISELFGLKYYSTLFNCGQLASPLGSYIFNVKLTGYLYDREAMKDLAKKGLTRSSVKALTCIGSHCYRLPFIILTFVTFFGALTSLILVVRTRNYYRSDIYKKFRENAESL, encoded by the coding sequence ATGGGAAGAGGGATCAAAGGCAGTGAACTGTTGCCTTTCACGCTACAGTTCCTGAGAGGAAGATGGTTTGCACTTTTTGCATCCTTTCTAATCATGGCTGGAGCTGGTGCCACATATCTATTTGGAACCTACTCCAAAGAGATCAAAGCTACACTGGATTATGATCAGACAACGCTCAATCTCTTAGGCTTCTCAAAGGATCTTGGTGCTAACGTTGGGGTTTTTTCCGGTCTTATTGCTGAGGTAACTCCCACTTGGTTTGTTCTTCTAGTTGGTGCTGCATTAAACTTCGGAGGGTATTTCATGATATGGTTAGCTGTGACTGGTAGAATAGCCAAGCCAAAGGTTTGGCAAATGTGCATTTACATCTGCATGGGAGCCAATTCTCAGAATTTTGCCAACACTGGAGCTCTTGTCACCAGTGTCAAGAACTTCCCTGAAAGCAGGGGTTCAATGTTAGGCCTGTTGAAGGGCTATACAGGGCTCAGTGGAGCTGTAATGACACAAATTTACTTAGCTGTATATGGAAATGATTCCAAATCTCTTATTCTTCTTATCGGATGGCTTCCTGCTGCAATTTCCGTAATATTTGTATATACAATTCGGACAATGAAGCCAGTTAGACACCCGAATGAGATTAGAGTGTTTTACCAGTTCCTTAGCGCCTCCATTTTGCTAGCAGTTTTTCTCATGCTAATAACTTTGACAGAGAAACTAGTTACTTTCTCGAAAGCAGCATATGCTGGGGCTGCCACAGTGGTTTGTTTCCTCGTCTTTTCCCCTCTCTTTATTTCCGTTAGAGAAGAATTGCTCATTTGGAACATGCAGAAACACCCAATTGGTTCTCCAATGGAGATAACAGTAGACAAGTCAACCCCTGAAATAGTTGAATCCAAACAAGTGGTTTCCATGCCTGGTTCTCCAAAACAGGGTGATGAAAAGGTAGAAAAGTCTTGTTTCTTAACCATTTGTGACAGGCCTGAGAGAGGAGAAGACTACACAATTTTGCAAGCACTGACAAGCCTTGACATGTGGGTTCTGTTTCTTGCAACATTCTGTGGACTTGGAGCAAGCTTAACAGCAGTAGACAACTTGGGGCAGATTGGTGAATCCCTTGGCTACCCCAACAAGACAGTTACTTCCTTTGTGTCCCTTGTTAGCATCTGGAATTTCTTCGGAAGGGTGTTTTCTGGATTTGTCTCTGAAACACTAATTGTAAAATACAAGGTTCCACGGCCACTCATGATGACCTTGGTCCTTCTACTTGCCTGCATTGGCTACGTCCTGGTTGCGTTTCCAATGCCAGGTTCACTCTATGTAGCATCCATCATAATTGGATTCTCATTTGGTGCACAACTGCCGCTGATTTTCGCCATCATTTCCGAGCTTTTCGGCCTTAAGTACTACTCCACATTGTTCAATTGTGGACAGTTGGCTAGTCCTCTCGGCTCATACATATTTAACGTGAAGCTTACTGGGTATCTATACGATCGAGAGGCAATGAAGGATCTTGCTAAGAAAGGTCTAACACGATCCTCAGTGAAAGCATTGACCTGCATTGGCAGTCACTGTTACAGGCTACCGTTTATAATCTTGACTTTTGTTACCTTCTTTGGAGCCTTGACGTCTCTAATTTTGGTGGTGAGAACCCGAAATTACTACAGAAGCGATATATACAAGAAGTTTAGAGAAAATGCTGAGAGTTTATGA